One genomic segment of Chitinophaga sancti includes these proteins:
- a CDS encoding DUF5458 family protein, protein MTELQKQQGGQQEEQLQTAPGQKQSASLQENLDILAKYGGFDLLEGTIEGVQNLNPERKARRNIFLTESSKKGERDYLKKTLELWEKVLTEAQDLPDMVTYCTEHSEQAGKVLTHNLAEAVEATKELETSYRNVALFFKNTESDKVKNISFINVEADQIKDLDNTRFIDAIQQELVANYDRLDLRDNYSLLILPGYLGSNKVLEKWAKIAYENKAMLVTDFSHLDAPDDVMEMFELANLTGGEVHRSNVIMTANWLVGRGKFDEINEQDNLYVPPSGALAGKIYKTLMSQVTAGKKFGGINEVDGVKFELKKSEIASLEKMGLIPMVKEYGKVMAFSAKTLFNGDNIGLQTYSVVRVFDYVTKVLMDFLNRRAFENFNANTRKDLMKQIIRFLDSITGPDKLIEDFNIRRFEQDPLQKDRIHLDIHLKPYFPAKNFLIKMDGHKGEDANEWNTEYEQDKA, encoded by the coding sequence ATGACAGAATTACAAAAACAACAGGGGGGACAGCAGGAAGAACAACTGCAAACCGCGCCCGGACAAAAACAATCCGCATCACTACAGGAAAATCTCGATATACTGGCCAAATACGGCGGATTTGATCTGCTGGAAGGCACCATCGAAGGCGTACAAAACCTCAATCCCGAACGTAAAGCCCGCCGCAATATCTTCCTGACCGAAAGCTCCAAAAAAGGAGAAAGAGACTACCTGAAAAAAACACTGGAACTCTGGGAAAAAGTGCTCACCGAAGCACAGGACCTCCCGGATATGGTGACCTATTGTACTGAACATTCCGAACAGGCAGGCAAAGTTCTGACCCATAACCTGGCCGAAGCTGTAGAAGCTACCAAAGAACTGGAAACTTCTTACCGCAACGTGGCCCTGTTCTTTAAAAATACTGAGTCTGACAAAGTGAAAAACATCTCCTTCATCAACGTGGAGGCCGATCAGATAAAAGACCTGGACAATACCCGCTTCATTGACGCCATTCAGCAGGAACTGGTTGCTAACTACGATCGTCTCGATCTGCGTGATAACTACAGTTTACTGATCCTGCCTGGTTACCTGGGTTCCAACAAGGTGCTGGAAAAATGGGCGAAGATCGCCTATGAAAACAAAGCCATGCTGGTCACAGACTTCTCTCACCTGGATGCTCCGGATGACGTAATGGAAATGTTTGAACTGGCGAACCTGACCGGTGGCGAAGTGCATCGTTCCAATGTGATCATGACTGCCAACTGGCTCGTAGGCCGTGGTAAGTTCGACGAGATCAATGAGCAGGATAACCTATACGTTCCACCTTCCGGCGCGCTGGCAGGTAAGATCTATAAAACCCTCATGTCGCAGGTAACTGCCGGTAAGAAATTCGGTGGTATCAACGAAGTAGATGGTGTGAAGTTTGAACTGAAGAAAAGTGAAATTGCCAGCCTTGAAAAAATGGGCCTCATCCCAATGGTAAAGGAATACGGCAAGGTCATGGCCTTCAGTGCAAAGACATTGTTCAATGGAGATAATATCGGTTTACAAACCTACTCTGTCGTTCGTGTATTTGACTACGTGACCAAAGTACTGATGGACTTCCTGAACCGTCGTGCATTTGAAAACTTCAATGCCAATACCCGCAAAGACCTGATGAAACAGATCATCCGCTTCCTGGATAGCATCACTGGGCCGGATAAACTGATCGAAGATTTCAACATCCGCCGTTTCGAACAGGACCCTTTACAAAAAGACCGTATTCACCTCGATATACACCTGAAACCATACTTCCCTGCCAAGAACTTCCTCATCAAAATGGATGGTCACAAAGGGGAAGATGCGAACGAATGGAATACTGAATATGAGCAGGACAAAGCATAA
- a CDS encoding lytic transglycosylase domain-containing protein, protein MITEVLSAQQVAFCGESVPMERDFVNYRLMDVIKGHLRHRNFLPALKARSEQYFPLIVPILQQYHIPEDFKYLPVVESGFTNATSVVGAQGIWQLMPATATTLGLDVSNSNDERNELLKSTHAACKYLVQLYNQLHSWTLAAAAYNCGAGNISRNIRKQGSSDYYQLMLNSETAQYIYKIIAIKQLFEYPEVYIPEFGYNVFNKTTVNASVFNSGPSVESDKRFRSIKINIGGKSEKTAITTLAAKMQSSTSFEDGQLVSILLLDDLQANGVYIRKQTKLSGRGWLVSNRIYVDLGFGNMVVLCDAGGKKGVSPETLKAGGEVRLQKI, encoded by the coding sequence GTGATCACAGAAGTACTGTCTGCACAGCAGGTGGCCTTTTGTGGCGAATCTGTGCCCATGGAACGGGACTTTGTAAATTACCGGTTGATGGATGTGATTAAGGGCCACCTCCGTCACCGTAATTTTTTGCCAGCGCTGAAAGCCCGGTCAGAACAGTATTTTCCGCTCATTGTACCCATCTTACAGCAATACCATATACCGGAAGATTTTAAATATTTACCTGTGGTGGAAAGTGGCTTTACCAATGCTACCTCCGTCGTAGGTGCACAGGGTATCTGGCAGCTGATGCCGGCTACCGCTACTACTTTGGGACTGGACGTAAGTAATTCAAATGATGAGCGGAATGAGCTGCTGAAATCAACACATGCAGCGTGTAAATACCTCGTACAATTATACAATCAGTTACACTCCTGGACACTGGCCGCTGCTGCTTACAACTGTGGTGCGGGCAATATCTCGCGCAATATCCGTAAGCAGGGCAGCAGCGATTATTATCAGCTGATGCTGAACAGCGAAACGGCACAGTACATTTACAAGATCATTGCGATCAAGCAATTGTTCGAATATCCTGAAGTGTACATTCCTGAATTTGGATACAATGTATTCAACAAGACAACGGTGAATGCCTCTGTTTTTAATTCAGGACCTTCGGTAGAGTCAGATAAACGATTCAGAAGTATCAAAATCAATATCGGCGGTAAGTCAGAAAAAACAGCTATCACGACACTGGCCGCTAAGATGCAGAGCAGTACAAGCTTTGAAGACGGGCAGCTGGTAAGTATATTGTTGTTGGACGATTTGCAGGCAAATGGTGTCTATATCCGGAAGCAAACAAAACTGTCGGGGAGGGGCTGGCTGGTGAGTAACCGTATCTATGTAGATCTTGGTTTTGGTAACATGGTGGTATTGTGCGATGCTGGAGGGAAGAAAGGTGTTTCGCCCGAAACGCTTAAAGCAGGAGGAGAAGTTCGCTTACAGAAAATATAG